The stretch of DNA GCGGTGCGATGCTATTCAATTCTTGCTGCAGTCGCTCAAGTGCAAGTACCCGGAGGCCTGCGACCAAGTCGTCAGGAGTCTCTTCAGTCACGTAGCTGCAGCCAATGATAATGGGGGTGGGGCAGGAGGAAGGTCGCAGCAGCATGAGCTAGCGAGGAcgaagcagctgcagctgctgctgaccgccaagaaggagaagaaggagCCTGGGAGCGGCTGCGAGGCGGAGATCAAGCGCGAGAACGACGAGGAGGAGTCGGGATCGACGGATCTCAACCAGAACTTCGAGAAGATCCTCTGCAAGGAGGAGTTCCTGTGcctcgaggaggaggaggaggacttcCTCGACGATGCGGACACGCAGAACTCGTCTTCCCTGCAGTTCCATGCCGCGGGCAACAATGTGGACGCCCTGGCGGCCATGGGCTCCCTGGGCGATCCACTGGACCTGATCCAGAGCGGCGTTTCGCTGCTGGTCAAGCGAAAGTATGCGGCCACCTTCGAGGATGAGGAGCCAGGAGGCGAGGATGCGGAGGAGGccaacagcaactgcagcagcggcGATGGGAAGCTGGTCAAGCGGAAGCGCACCAACAACATGCACCTGACCACCCTGACGACGAGTGTGCGGCGGAAAGAGGAGCACAGCCGGCTGGGCGAGGGCTATGTCTTCCACGAGGACGGCCAGTACACGATGCGGTATCACCACAGCACCGGCGAGTTCAGCGAGCGGGCCTTCAAGGCCCAGTTCCGGGCTCTGCTCCGCCTGGCGCTCAGCCAGCACCACAAGCCCTTCCTGCGGCAGTTCTACGAGAACTTCGTGGTGACCGGCCGCCTGCTGGGCACCACGCCCTCGGCGCGGGTCCTCAAGGAGCTGCGCGAGCAGCGGCTGGAGGAGTGGCGCCGTCAGCGGGAGCGCCGCCAGCTGGTCATTCTGATGAGGCAGAGCGAGCTGCAGCGGGATGAGGAGATaaagcagcagcggcagaatCAGGAGGAGATTCAGCGGCAACAGGAGCAGCAACTGGAGGAGATTCAGCagaggcagcagcaactgGAGGAGAttcaacggcagcagcaactgccgGCCATCTCGTTTGGCGACTCCGAACTGGAGTCCGAAACGGAATCGCAGCTCTCGTCGGCTGCCCAAGAGATTATGAAGTTCGAGGAGTTCATTGACGAGGGCGTGGGCGCTGGTCGTCTGATCGATGGTCTGGAGATGGAGCCCGAGATCGATGATATGCTGGCTGGGGCCGGCAGTGCCTTGGGCAGTGTGAACAGCGCCAGcgggcacagcagcaacagcagcagcagcggaggaagtggaagtggcgCCGGTAATGGGGTGATCCTGGAGAACAATAGTCATCATTCGCATCCCCTGTGAGTAGAATTTAACCTTAGTAAGGTTCGGAAAAAGAACACACTCTGTAAAAGACttgttaaatgtcaaagtgttaagttcaaaaaaagttttcgacatgtgtgtaaaaaattgtagcatacatatgttagaaacataaatatcacacacagtttatttgtgttatttacacaacGTGctattaacacgacgtgttttttacacaatgagtttttgacattaaaacgTAAGAAATATATGTTGAACTGAAAAATGCACCTTTTTTTGTAGTTGAAAAATTCATATGTGCTTTGAAACGGTTAAAAGTAACAATTAAGATATTCTGGCTCAATATTGATTCTTCATTTTCCCTTCGATTCGTTAATgtccataaaatgtaattttcatttgtgttaaaaacacagtgtgtaaaaaacacttttgtttttgacacacatgtcaaaaactttgctcacactgtaaaataccattttacatgtttttaacatgtgtgttaaaCTCCGAACCCTGAACCTTACCTTTATAGACCAAACGACTAAACTCTTGCATTTTTCCCCACagaagtagcagcagcagcgcaaaTCTTGTGATCAACGGCCTTACGTCAAGCAATAGCATcagcaacaataataataataacagtaGCAACCACAATGTCGGTCTGCACCGCCCGCAACTGACGCCGCAGGCGCAGAATCAGTTGGTCGCTGGATCGATGAAGCCCACAGACCATTTGCAGTCCATGTCCATGCCCATGGAGAGCAGCAGGGATCCCAAGACGATCCTGCCGGGCGGCAGTTCAGGGCAGCTCGGTAATCAGATTCAACTGCAtcaacagcaaaagcagcagcactaCAACTCAAGCAATAATCCCCTGTCGATGATGGGTGGCatgatgcagcagcagcagcagcaacagcacttGAACATGCCGATGCAACAGCGACAGATGATGATAATGCCGGAGGAAATGCTGCAGCATGGCTCCCTGATGATGGCCAATCGTCAAATGCCGGCACTGGCTGCCCTGTCCAATCTGGGCGATCCTCCTTCCGTCGGCGGGCAGCTGAACTCCTCCATGGAGCTGGACGACAACGACCTGTCGGCGGACGAGGATGACGATGACTTGGACCACGACATGGACGACATGGATGCGGCCAAGCAGCAGCTAATcgacggcggcagcagcagcagcacctcgCTGCAGGCGCCGCCATCGCAGCATGGAAGTGGCAGTGGGGGAAGCGGCGGTCAGACGCCCGGCAGCAAAAAGGACAAGCCCAGCTACAACTGTCTGCTGTGCCCCAAGTCCTATCGCAAGCGCAAGTCCCTGCTGGACCACTACAAGATGCATCCGGGCTACTGCCACGACTGCGGTCAGCGCAACGGGAATACGCTGGAGGTAAATGGCTTATTTTGAAAGCGGAAAAACTTGGGTGGGAAAAATAGTTACAAGTTCaaaagttaaattattttaaaatcagaaaAGCTAGGTTGGGGAAATTAATTTGGGATTTTACTATTATAATGCATACCTaatatgtattattttattttgcctttGTGTTTTATacacttttgttttaatatctacccttttttagtattttcatCAATCTTTTATGGTTGATTTAGGTTTTGAACAATATTTCGGTGACACAAAAAGATAATTTGGACATTAATCCCATTAATTATTGGCTATTAtgataaatatacataattaattaattttttcttgtaaATCTGAAAGTTGGACTTTAAGACACAGAGTGCCAACGAAATCTCTATAGTTTTGAAACCTGTTTAAGTATGTGGCTAAAGGCAGACAGGAATAAATTGAACTTTGTATTTGGAGACCAATCAAccaccaattttaaaatgaatttaaaactCCAGTAATTTGTATAATCCTATAAATATATCTATCAAAAATTAGGGCAAGATAGAGCAGTACTTATATGTGATAAATTATTCAGTAATATATAATGTTTACAATGTTTACTAACTTCCAGGAAATCATCCACCACAACCGGACGATGCATGTGAAGGAGTTCCCGTTCGTGTGCGAGACCTGCGGGGAGTCGTACTCCCGCAAACAGCAGTTCCACGCCCACGTGGAGTCGCACAACAAGAAGGAAATCAAAAGTGAGTCGCCGTGAATGTAAATTTCACCAAGTTCTCCGGCGGAGTTCCTTGGATTCAGCATCAGTTTGAGCAAAAGACCTCTAGAACCATGAACTAACCTCCCTTCCTTTGCAGCCTTTCCCTGCGGCGAGTGCGGCCTGAAGTTTCCGCAgaagaaactgcagcagcattTCGAGGAGACGGGCCACAAGGCCGACGGGGCCATTTGCGAGGTGTGCGGCGAGGAGTTCCAGTCGAAGAACGCCCTCTACCAGCACATCATTCGCGTGCACAAGCGCGACAACTTCTTCGAGTGCCACATTTGCCATAACCGCTTCACGCTGAAGGCCAACCTGGAGCGGCACGTGCAGCTGCACACCGAGATCAAGCGGCCCTACGTGTGCGATCTGTGCGGCTCGTCCTACTTCACATATCCCGCGCTCAAGGAGCACTACAGCAACGCCCACGTGGACGTGTCCGAGTGCAAGTGCACGCTGTGCGGCAAGCGCTTCGGATCGGCCAAGTCGCTGCAGCGGCACCTGCCCTCCCACTCGGAGGAGCGGCCGCACTGCTGCAACTATTGCGATCAGGTGAGGGCCTTGAAtgaggtggtggtgcatgAACCTACCAATCTAGTTGGCATGTGGTATAAAAGGTTCCTTCAATGTGGATTTTGTAAAGCACTTTATACTATCGACTATTTTGAgagaaaaagtcaaaaattatttatcgACAATAATATCGAGCACAATAtggtatcgaaaatatcgttaTATTTGATGtctcaaaattttaaatattagggttaaagtatttattttatagatatttttatcTATCTCCTAAAATATTCTAATCTGTTTGGCATTTTGGAAGAATAATTCAAAAACTATAtatcgaaaaaaatatttaatcgaaaatatctttaaatttgatgaatcgaaatttttaatatcgaAAAATATTGCATTTCTCGCTATGATAAATcatcaatatttattaaccTTTGCCTAAAATATCGATACAGTATCGAAATTGTCTA from Drosophila takahashii strain IR98-3 E-12201 chromosome 2R, DtakHiC1v2, whole genome shotgun sequence encodes:
- the LOC108060746 gene encoding uncharacterized protein isoform X2, producing MDNKTTQLDFKLLVDQSLNLLDSLNTALRCDAIQFLLQSLKCKYPEACDQVVRSLFSHVAAANDNGGGAGGRSQQHELARTKQLQLLLTAKKEKKEPGSGCEAEIKRENDEEESGSTDLNQNFEKILCKEEFLCLEEEEEDFLDDADTQNSSSLQFHAAGNNVDALAAMGSLGDPLDLIQSGVSLLVKRKYAATFEDEEPGGEDAEEANSNCSSGDGKLVKRKRTNNMHLTTLTTSVRRKEEHSRLGEGYVFHEDGQYTMRYHHSTGEFSERAFKAQFRALLRLALSQHHKPFLRQFYENFVVTGRLLGTTPSARVLKELREQRLEEWRRQRERRQLVILMRQSELQRDEEIKQQRQNQEEIQRQQEQQLEEIQQRQQQLEEIQRQQQLPAISFGDSELESETESQLSSAAQEIMKFEEFIDEGVGAGRLIDGLEMEPEIDDMLAGAGSALGSVNSASGHSSNSSSSGGSGSGAGNGVILENNSHHSHPLSSSSSANLVINGLTSSNSISNNNNNNSSNHNVGLHRPQLTPQAQNQLVAGSMKPTDHLQSMSMPMESSRDPKTILPGGSSGQLGNQIQLHQQQKQQHYNSSNNPLSMMGGMMQQQQQQQHLNMPMQQRQMMIMPEEMLQHGSLMMANRQMPALAALSNLGDPPSVGGQLNSSMELDDNDLSADEDDDDLDHDMDDMDAAKQQLIDGGSSSSTSLQAPPSQHGSGSGGSGGQTPGSKKDKPSYNCLLCPKSYRKRKSLLDHYKMHPGYCHDCGQRNGNTLEEIIHHNRTMHVKEFPFVCETCGESYSRKQQFHAHVESHNKKEIKTFPCGECGLKFPQKKLQQHFEETGHKADGAICEVCGEEFQSKNALYQHIIRVHKRDNFFECHICHNRFTLKANLERHVQLHTEIKRPYVCDLCGSSYFTYPALKEHYSNAHVDVSECKCTLCGKRFGSAKSLQRHLPSHSEERPHCCNYCDQTFKWKTHLVRHKQTMHGNEPPPPKKGKQRFPKANEEEMASLPDMPGPPPVKASKKAVTSKAKAQAAAAAAAAASSQQQQQQQAKGLAATPTPPPPVSTTPGCLQQDQFNAAMVSSNSSQSSTASTSQHSVSTSESQQNSMYNQSFNAEKQQQPPNALHQQHPTPPPTQQQQQQQQQQPPPPPQSRVAPGELHLQRMNSFGQDGQFHFESNPAAGAYQQHQLISQYQQQQQQQQQTPQQQQHHLAQQQQQHMRSHTPQSPHPPHPSQLQQQQQQQPQPHFSSPHHMPPMHHQHQLMMQQQHRHNQRSPLHHHPAAQQLQQQHQQPSHSPQHARLQSPQPAPVQQQQQQQQQQQQQFLQQQATDSWGNMNFGNPPNNQQVELKDNKFYIVEPSEFLGLPMNVPPSPQQQQQQQQQAVSKPQQQPQQADPTLAGDLMGFQHMWPAPGFSQSPQQQQQQQQPQQQQQQAAQQQQQAQANSSDPHNYNNIGSILTNLIDTNPAPMEYNFDLMQQQQQTPSAQQQQQQQQQAAQQQHHSVAGGYASSLMRSGGGGVYGGAYDHQHLSEQLVSEQQKQNSFQPYHLQAQQQQQPLHPHLLPPPAPHGNVYDRTGVGVGVGVGVGYPMLGDDTKGVLPPMMGGMMQQMPPHGQQPDLIYYPVKND
- the LOC108060746 gene encoding uncharacterized protein isoform X1, which produces MDNKTTQLDFKLLVDQSLNLLDSLNTALRCDAIQFLLQSLKCKYPEACDQVVRSLFSHVAAANDNGGGAGGRSQQHELARTKQLQLLLTAKKEKKEPGSGCEAEIKRENDEEESGSTDLNQNFEKILCKEEFLCLEEEEEDFLDDADTQNSSSLQFHAAGNNVDALAAMGSLGDPLDLIQSGVSLLVKRKYAATFEDEEPGGEDAEEANSNCSSGDGKLVKRKRTNNMHLTTLTTSVRRKEEHSRLGEGYVFHEDGQYTMRYHHSTGEFSERAFKAQFRALLRLALSQHHKPFLRQFYENFVVTGRLLGTTPSARVLKELREQRLEEWRRQRERRQLVILMRQSELQRDEEIKQQRQNQEEIQRQQEQQLEEIQQRQQQLEEIQRQQQLPAISFGDSELESETESQLSSAAQEIMKFEEFIDEGVGAGRLIDGLEMEPEIDDMLAGAGSALGSVNSASGHSSNSSSSGGSGSGAGNGVILENNSHHSHPLSSSSSANLVINGLTSSNSISNNNNNNSSNHNVGLHRPQLTPQAQNQLVAGSMKPTDHLQSMSMPMESSRDPKTILPGGSSGQLGNQIQLHQQQKQQHYNSSNNPLSMMGGMMQQQQQQQHLNMPMQQRQMMIMPEEMLQHGSLMMANRQMPALAALSNLGDPPSVGGQLNSSMELDDNDLSADEDDDDLDHDMDDMDAAKQQLIDGGSSSSTSLQAPPSQHGSGSGGSGGQTPGSKKDKPSYNCLLCPKSYRKRKSLLDHYKMHPGYCHDCGQRNGNTLEEIIHHNRTMHVKEFPFVCETCGESYSRKQQFHAHVESHNKKEIKTFPCGECGLKFPQKKLQQHFEETGHKADGAICEVCGEEFQSKNALYQHIIRVHKRDNFFECHICHNRFTLKANLERHVQLHTEIKRPYVCDLCGSSYFTYPALKEHYSNAHVDVSECKCTLCGKRFGSAKSLQRHLPSHSEERPHCCNYCDQTFKWKTHLVRHKQTMHGNEPPPPKKGKQRFPKANEEAEMASLPDMPGPPPVKASKKAVTSKAKAQAAAAAAAAASSQQQQQQQAKGLAATPTPPPPVSTTPGCLQQDQFNAAMVSSNSSQSSTASTSQHSVSTSESQQNSMYNQSFNAEKQQQPPNALHQQHPTPPPTQQQQQQQQQQPPPPPQSRVAPGELHLQRMNSFGQDGQFHFESNPAAGAYQQHQLISQYQQQQQQQQQTPQQQQHHLAQQQQQHMRSHTPQSPHPPHPSQLQQQQQQQPQPHFSSPHHMPPMHHQHQLMMQQQHRHNQRSPLHHHPAAQQLQQQHQQPSHSPQHARLQSPQPAPVQQQQQQQQQQQQQFLQQQATDSWGNMNFGNPPNNQQVELKDNKFYIVEPSEFLGLPMNVPPSPQQQQQQQQQAVSKPQQQPQQADPTLAGDLMGFQHMWPAPGFSQSPQQQQQQQQPQQQQQQAAQQQQQAQANSSDPHNYNNIGSILTNLIDTNPAPMEYNFDLMQQQQQTPSAQQQQQQQQQAAQQQHHSVAGGYASSLMRSGGGGVYGGAYDHQHLSEQLVSEQQKQNSFQPYHLQAQQQQQPLHPHLLPPPAPHGNVYDRTGVGVGVGVGVGYPMLGDDTKGVLPPMMGGMMQQMPPHGQQPDLIYYPVKND